CTCGACCCCTGCCTCATGTACCCCCACTCTCATGCTACGATCTCAGGCCCTTGTGGGGCAGCCTTCCTCTCCCCTGGGAATTTGGACCGAGGCTGCAGCCGCACTAATGTCCTCCCCTCATACCACCCCCAGATCCGAAACCCCGCCAAGCTCAAGCGGGCAAAGAAGAAGCAGCTGCGCTCCATTGAGAAGCGGGACACCCTGGCCCTGCTGCAGAAGCAGCCGCCCCAGCAGCCGGCAGCCAAGATCTGAGCTCAGGACGGCCCGAGGCCTTCCATGGCCAACAACCATGTCAGACAGCACCTCAGGCCGCTGCTCAGATGCCTCTGCTGGAGCCGGCACTCCAAACCCATGGCTCCAGAACAGGGACCCCCCACCCCGACCGGGGCTCCTCGGCCTTTGAAGGCTTCCAGGCAGGTCTGTGTGGGACAGAAGCCCAGAGGGGGCCTGGGACCTGGCAGAGATGGGGGCAGGAAGAGATTCAGCTcccatccctccttcctctccttctccaagTGCCTTCAAACCAAGAACTGTACATTCTTCTGGTTCCTCAGTGAGCTGGTGACTGGCAGGTGACTCCCTCAGCAGTGTATGCCGTTTCTCAGCATCCTAGGTCCATCCCAGGCCTGGAGGCTGACAGTTGGGAATCCAGCTTCCCCCACACCTTCCCAAAGGCTGCTCTGAGCACCTCCACACCCCACTGCCTCTGTCCCCAGCAAACTGAATCCGGTTCCTCTCCACTTTTCAATACTGAAAGATTAAAatggggaggttgcagggagcagagcTTTTCCCTAGCACCCCCTTTCCCAAACCAGTCTCTGCAGAAGCCCCAGAGAATCTAACTCATGCCTATCCAGTCTacagcaaaaatatttattgagtgcctgttgCATACAGGCACAATCCTAGGCACCGGCAAATACAGACAATAGACCAAAGTCCCTGCCCTCGAGGAGCTTTCATTCTGATGGAGAGAAAACATAATAAACAAGCAAAATGCACCACGTGTCCAATGGGGGAAGTGCTATGAGTAAAGGGGGAAGGGATGGGAGGGAGCAGGGGTGAGGTGTCAACACAGGGTGGCTCTGCAGCTAGCTGGGCACCTCACTGTTCCCTTTGCTCAGCACCTGCTGTGGGCCAGGCCTTCAGCGACCCTGGCCTTTGGTGGCAGAAAAAACACAGGACCAAGATCTCAAGAGTTTCTCATCTGCTTCTTCCACTGACATTTCATCCACCAAGCAAAATTCATTGACACCGACTTTTCAGTCCCTGGGCTGCAGAGCTCAAACACAGCAGTCTCTGACCCCAAGTCCATAGCAGGTGGAGGAATGAGACGCGGTGCAGTGGAAGTGATAGGTCAGAGGTGCAAGTTACCCCTCCCATCCGCAAAAGGGAAATGGTAGCTGCCCAGCCCCATGTGGCCTGGAGGCGGGGCTGCACAGATCTTGGGATTACCAGTGCCCAGAGGGATCCCACAGAACACCAGGCCGACAGGGAGGCTGGTCCGCTTAGCTAAGAAATGACGTGTGCTGTGCCCATTCAAGTTCTAACGACCAAAGACTTTTAGTCATTTCCCCCGTTGGATTTGATTAGCCCCAGGTTTCCCAAGTGCTTGACCATGCCATCCCCTGCTGCTTCTGCCTTGGAAGCACTTTGGGCAGTGCTGGGTCACAAGGTAGCATCTTAAGTCCCTCGAGTAGGTCAGAGAATGTCCTTGCTCACCAGAGAGTCATTGAGCATGTGATGCCTAGGGTTAGAGTGCAGACCCTGTGGTCGTTAGCCCTGAaactgggcaagtcacttaacctccctgagccAGAATGTGCTCAGCTGTAAAGACTGGCTAATAGAAGCTGCCCCTTAAGATTGTGGTATGAAGCGTCTAGCGCAGTAAGCATTGGCTAAATGAAGAGGGCAGGCTGGAAGAGTGCTTCTCAaacctttcctctctcttctccaaaAATACATGGATGGTTTAACATAAaactccctcccccctcccccatcatCTGGTAAAACTGAACTCCGGGGAGACGCACCCCGTGTGCCCTTCCGACTCCACTGCCCTAGAGTGGGAAGTCTATTATGAGTTTCACTTTGTGTTATCCAGGCCTCGCCTGTGAACCTGCCGCACTGGCTTCTCGGCCTGGGAACTTGTTAAGTGCAGACTCTTAAGTACCCGGCCCCGGCCTCCTGGATCAGACTGCACTTAACAAGACCCCTAGGTGATTCACAGGCACATCaaggtttgagaagcactgctttaACTCACTGTTTCTGAAAAAGATTCAGAGTCTCCCGGGGCGCTTTAAAATGCAGGTGCCTGGGTCCCGCCCCTCGGACTTTGATCACTGCGGCTGGAGTGCGGATATCGAATTGAACCGCGGCACCCTGGTGATACTTTCGCGTGTGAGTGCCGCCCTACGTGGGCCGGGTTCTAACTCGAGGTGCTGCTCAGCGCCCGGTTCAGGGGGCCCGTCTGCGGGGACGCTGCGCAGCTGCCCAGCAGCCAGCCGAGGAGACGCGCGGGGCCCCGCGGTTCCTCCGGGCGGCTGCGGAGAGCTAAAGGGGAGGCCGAGCGGGCAGTGGAGGAggtgcggcggcggcggcggctgcttcCCGCGCCACCCAGCTCGCTGTCGTCCACCAGCACGCTCTCCAGCACCGTGCGCAGCGAGCGCCGCAGCTTGCGCAGCATGTCGGGGCAGGTGAGCACGTAGAGCACCGGGTTGGCCACGCTGTTGAAGAAGGCCAGGCTGGTGACGAAGGGCAGCCCGCGCCACACGAGCGGCCGCAGCCCCGGGTTAGCGTGCGCCCGCGCCTCCAGCAGGCTGAACACGTGGTAGGGCCCCCAGCAGAGCGCGAAGGCGGCCACGACGGCCGCCACCAGGCGCACGAAGCGGCCTGGCCGCCGGCGGCCGCGGTGCTGCAACCGCAGGCTCACGGCCGCGTGGCTCGAGGCGATGATCGCCAGCGGCACCAGGAAGGCCAGCAGGAACTTGCTGACGGCCAGGGCCGCCTGGCGCGAGTTGCACGTGGCATCGCGGTCAGGCCCCGGGTTCAGGAGCAGCACATTGTAGTAGCACATAATGCGCCCGTCCAGCCGCGAGATGGTGTCCCGGAACACGAAATAGGGCACCGTGTTGAGCACCGCTAGTGCCCAAAGCACCAGGCAGACTTTGTGCGCCGCGGCCACGGTGCGGTGGTTCTGCGCCCACACCGGCCGCACCACCTGCAGGCAGCGGTCCAGGCTGATGGCGCTAAGCAGGAAGCCGCTGGCGAACATGTTGAGAAAGAAGATGGAGGAGTGCAGTTTGCAGAAGGTGGTGCCCAGCTCCCACGAGTGGCCCACAGCCAAGAAGTAGGTGAAGAAGGGCAGGGAAGCAGAGGCCAACAGGTCGGACAGCGCCAGGTGCAGCA
This genomic window from Pan troglodytes isolate AG18354 chromosome 9, NHGRI_mPanTro3-v2.0_pri, whole genome shotgun sequence contains:
- the PTGDR2 gene encoding prostaglandin D2 receptor 2 — encoded protein: MMSANATLKPLCPILEQMSRLQSHSNTSIRYIDHAAVLLHGLASLLGLVENGVILFVVGCRMRQTVVTTWVLHLALSDLLASASLPFFTYFLAVGHSWELGTTFCKLHSSIFFLNMFASGFLLSAISLDRCLQVVRPVWAQNHRTVAAAHKVCLVLWALAVLNTVPYFVFRDTISRLDGRIMCYYNVLLLNPGPDRDATCNSRQAALAVSKFLLAFLVPLAIIASSHAAVSLRLQHRGRRRPGRFVRLVAAVVAAFALCWGPYHVFSLLEARAHANPGLRPLVWRGLPFVTSLAFFNSVANPVLYVLTCPDMLRKLRRSLRTVLESVLVDDSELGGAGSSRRRRRTSSTARSASPLALRSRPEEPRGPARLLGWLLGSCAASPQTGPLNRALSSTSS